From a single Bacillus gobiensis genomic region:
- the rarD gene encoding EamA family transporter RarD, which yields MVEQKEQTAGVIAGSLAYLIWGVLPIYWKLAGGVDSAEVLANRIVWSFVFMIVLLLCLGKLSGTYKESKSVFSNKKRFLAITAASALITLNWFIFIFVVHSDHVIDASLGYYINPLMNIVLATIFLKERLTKAETVSVVLATIGVIILSIHHGAIPWSSLAMALTFSLYGLIKKVLPIGAWSGLTIETLLITPFALLYLFIVPSRGFMAYDTGTLFVLIGAGIVTAVPLLLFALGAKKISFSLIGFLQYIAPTMMLVLGVFLFHEPFDETQLLAFIWIWVALILFTASRTAAASRLKKEAGAVRQNMGG from the coding sequence GTGGTTGAGCAAAAGGAACAGACTGCAGGGGTCATCGCCGGCTCACTGGCTTATTTGATTTGGGGAGTATTGCCGATTTATTGGAAGCTGGCGGGCGGTGTCGATTCAGCGGAAGTTTTGGCAAACCGTATTGTTTGGTCATTTGTTTTTATGATTGTCCTGCTTTTATGTCTGGGCAAGCTGTCGGGTACATATAAGGAATCAAAAAGTGTGTTTTCGAACAAAAAAAGATTCCTGGCAATAACTGCGGCATCGGCTTTGATTACGTTAAACTGGTTTATTTTTATTTTCGTTGTTCATAGCGATCATGTCATAGATGCGAGTTTAGGATATTATATCAATCCGCTGATGAACATTGTTTTGGCAACAATATTTCTTAAAGAGCGATTGACTAAGGCAGAAACAGTTTCAGTCGTTTTAGCCACAATCGGTGTCATTATTCTTTCGATTCATCATGGAGCTATACCTTGGTCGTCATTGGCTATGGCTTTGACTTTCAGCCTTTACGGATTAATTAAGAAGGTACTTCCGATCGGTGCGTGGTCGGGATTAACGATTGAAACATTATTAATTACTCCGTTTGCCCTTCTCTATTTGTTTATCGTTCCAAGCCGTGGATTTATGGCTTATGACACTGGGACACTATTCGTCTTAATAGGTGCTGGTATTGTAACAGCAGTACCGTTATTGCTGTTTGCCCTGGGTGCAAAGAAAATTTCGTTTTCCTTGATCGGGTTTTTGCAGTATATTGCACCGACTATGATGCTGGTATTGGGTGTTTTTCTATTTCATGAACCGTTTGACGAGACACAATTGCTTGCTTTCATATGGATTTGGGTTGCACTCATCCTTTTTACTGCTTCGCGTACGGCTGCTGCTTCCAGATTGAAGAAAGAGGCTGGAGCTGTAAGACAAAACATGGGTGGATAG
- the galT gene encoding UDP-glucose--hexose-1-phosphate uridylyltransferase has protein sequence MNIDIYQQIEKLIQYGINKKLITKWDIDAVRNTFLDVLKLDDYQDPADVVPPKEDSPAEILGSILDWSAENGLLEADTVTYRDLFDTRLMACFVPFPSEVNRRFFDTYEKEGAKAATAWYYQFSRDINYIRTDRIRKNQDWTSQTEYGDMQITINLSKPEKDIKAIAAAKDMKEVSYPKCLLCKENTGYAGRVNHPARQNLRIIPVELGGEQWFLQFSPYVYYHEHAIIFAADHAPMTIERKTFDRLFEFVRQYPHYFIGSNADLPIVGGSILSHEHFQGGYHEFPMAKAEIEREFTFKGYPGVTAGTVKWPMSVIRLRGKDAGELAKISELVLEKWKNYSDEQNHIRAFSGETRHNTVTPIARMRDEEFEIDLVLRNNRTNEEYPSGIFHPHEEVHHIKKENIGLIEVMGLAILPGRLLDEMALLAKHICDENFEEKIDPSVEKHLTWAKEVKRNHPELKKENASAILKDEIGKVFSTILEHAGVFKRDEEGQKGFARFIDFVTED, from the coding sequence ATGAATATCGATATTTACCAACAAATTGAGAAGCTGATTCAATACGGTATCAACAAAAAATTAATTACGAAATGGGATATAGATGCAGTTCGCAATACTTTTTTAGATGTTCTGAAGCTTGATGACTATCAAGATCCTGCAGACGTAGTGCCTCCGAAGGAAGACAGCCCTGCTGAAATTCTTGGGAGCATTCTTGATTGGAGTGCGGAAAATGGTTTGCTCGAAGCAGATACTGTTACTTATCGGGATTTGTTCGACACCCGCCTGATGGCTTGTTTTGTTCCGTTTCCTTCTGAAGTCAACCGCCGTTTTTTTGACACGTATGAGAAGGAAGGAGCGAAGGCAGCAACGGCATGGTATTATCAGTTTTCTAGAGATATTAATTATATTCGGACCGACCGGATTCGAAAAAATCAAGACTGGACCTCACAAACGGAATATGGAGATATGCAGATCACGATTAATTTATCAAAGCCGGAAAAAGACATAAAAGCAATAGCTGCCGCAAAGGATATGAAGGAGGTTTCATATCCAAAGTGTCTATTATGTAAAGAAAATACCGGCTACGCGGGAAGAGTGAATCATCCGGCGCGGCAAAATCTTAGAATCATTCCAGTGGAACTTGGCGGGGAGCAGTGGTTTTTACAATTCTCCCCGTATGTCTATTACCACGAGCATGCTATTATTTTTGCTGCTGACCATGCTCCAATGACGATAGAGCGAAAAACGTTCGACCGGTTATTTGAATTCGTCAGACAGTATCCTCATTATTTCATCGGATCAAACGCCGATTTGCCAATTGTCGGAGGCTCCATTTTGTCCCACGAACACTTTCAAGGCGGGTATCATGAATTCCCCATGGCAAAGGCGGAAATAGAAAGAGAATTTACTTTTAAAGGATATCCAGGAGTAACAGCGGGAACAGTGAAATGGCCAATGTCTGTGATCCGTTTAAGGGGAAAAGACGCAGGCGAGCTCGCGAAAATTTCAGAGCTCGTATTGGAAAAATGGAAGAATTACAGTGATGAACAGAACCACATTCGGGCCTTTTCAGGAGAAACCCGGCACAACACCGTGACACCGATTGCCAGAATGCGTGATGAAGAATTTGAAATTGATCTTGTGTTAAGGAACAATCGCACGAACGAAGAGTATCCATCCGGTATTTTCCATCCTCACGAGGAAGTCCATCACATTAAGAAAGAAAATATCGGCTTGATCGAAGTCATGGGCCTTGCCATCCTGCCCGGCCGTTTGCTGGATGAAATGGCGCTGCTTGCGAAACATATATGCGATGAAAATTTTGAAGAAAAAATTGATCCAAGCGTAGAAAAACATCTAACGTGGGCAAAAGAAGTAAAACGTAACCACCCTGAACTTAAGAAAGAAAACGCATCTGCTATTTTAAAAGATGAAATCGGAAAGGTATTCAGCACCATATTAGAGCATGCCGGCGTTTTTAAGCGGGATGAAGAAGGACAGAAAGGATTTGCGCGATTTATAGATTTTGTGACTGAGGATTGA
- a CDS encoding VanZ family protein, which yields MKKFSRLLVLILLGIYLCVLTKVILIKSLHLVDFSKVIFSFHTRGTVNLIPFRTISNYLFADINLNIIIENLVGNILAFCPLGILLPFLSNRFHKWRTILLSGLAVSLFYEIIQFTTALGSFDVDDLILNVTGAALGFLPVKAVLSIRQRQSK from the coding sequence ATGAAAAAATTTTCACGCTTACTTGTTCTTATTTTACTTGGAATTTACTTATGTGTTCTTACAAAGGTAATATTAATTAAATCCTTACACCTGGTAGACTTTTCCAAAGTCATTTTCAGTTTTCATACAAGAGGGACAGTAAATCTAATCCCTTTTCGTACAATTTCTAATTACCTGTTTGCAGATATCAACTTAAATATCATAATTGAAAATCTTGTGGGGAATATTCTCGCTTTCTGTCCTCTTGGTATCTTATTGCCTTTTCTTTCGAATAGGTTCCATAAGTGGAGGACGATATTGCTTTCAGGCCTAGCCGTAAGCTTGTTCTATGAGATAATCCAATTCACTACCGCCTTGGGAAGCTTTGATGTTGATGACTTGATTTTGAATGTAACGGGAGCCGCACTGGGCTTTTTGCCGGTGAAAGCTGTCCTTTCCATCCGTCAGAGACAATCGAAATAG
- a CDS encoding galactokinase, with protein sequence MLQTVIRAFRDIFPESNEETKLFFSPGRVNLIGEHTDYNGGHVFPCALNIGTYAAARLRQDNQVNLYSTNFPDQPVSFLLDELFYKEKDGWGNYTKGVLAAFIDQGYKIGKGLDLLFYGNIPNGAGLSSSASLELAVSVVLNNFFSLSVDPVHMAKLSQKAENEFVGMNCGIMDQFAVAMGKKDHAVRLNCQTMEYQYSPLTLTNESIIIANTNKRRELSDSKYNERREECERALAALQTKLDIRSLGDVTIEQFEENQHLIVNPTDRKRAKHAVYENIRTIQAVDLLNKGDIQGFGQLMNQSHLSLRDDYEVSGRELDALAEAAWMQDGVIGSRMTGAGFGGCTVSIVKNEKIESFKENVGLLYKKETGLEADFYLVETGNGAGEIFNTENSVL encoded by the coding sequence ATGCTTCAAACAGTTATAAGAGCGTTTAGAGATATATTTCCTGAATCAAATGAAGAGACGAAACTATTTTTTTCTCCGGGAAGAGTCAATTTAATCGGTGAGCATACCGATTATAATGGCGGACATGTATTCCCATGCGCCCTTAATATAGGAACTTATGCTGCAGCCAGATTACGACAGGATAACCAGGTGAATTTGTACAGTACGAATTTTCCGGATCAGCCAGTTTCTTTTCTGCTTGATGAGCTTTTTTACAAAGAAAAGGATGGCTGGGGGAATTATACGAAAGGTGTTCTGGCTGCGTTTATCGATCAAGGCTATAAAATTGGAAAGGGGCTTGATCTATTATTCTACGGAAATATTCCGAATGGAGCCGGTCTATCGTCCTCTGCTTCGTTAGAGCTCGCTGTTTCCGTCGTACTGAACAACTTTTTTTCATTGTCGGTCGACCCGGTACACATGGCGAAATTAAGCCAAAAGGCGGAAAACGAATTTGTAGGGATGAATTGTGGGATTATGGATCAATTCGCTGTAGCCATGGGAAAGAAAGACCATGCGGTACGCTTAAACTGCCAAACGATGGAGTATCAATACAGCCCTCTTACCCTGACGAATGAGTCTATCATCATCGCAAACACGAATAAGCGCCGGGAACTCTCCGATTCGAAGTATAATGAACGCAGGGAGGAATGCGAACGTGCACTAGCTGCCTTGCAAACCAAGCTGGATATCCGTTCGCTTGGCGACGTAACGATCGAGCAGTTTGAAGAGAACCAGCACCTCATTGTAAATCCAACAGACCGTAAGAGGGCAAAACACGCTGTTTATGAAAATATCCGAACTATTCAGGCGGTTGATCTTTTAAACAAAGGTGATATTCAAGGATTTGGACAGTTAATGAACCAATCTCACTTGTCACTTCGAGATGATTATGAAGTGTCAGGGAGGGAGTTGGATGCTCTTGCAGAGGCGGCATGGATGCAGGATGGCGTTATCGGATCGCGGATGACAGGAGCAGGATTTGGCGGCTGCACAGTGAGTATCGTGAAAAATGAGAAAATTGAATCATTTAAAGAGAATGTTGGTTTGCTTTATAAGAAGGAAACTGGGCTCGAAGCAGATTTTTATCTCGTTGAAACCGGAAACGGCGCAGGAGAAATTTTCAATACCGAAAATAGTGTACTTTAG
- the melA gene encoding alpha-galactosidase MelA — MKKITFIGAGSTIFAKNVLGDCLMVEALNGFEFALFDIDAKRLNESRQMLTHLKEKYNPTISIKAYDDRKEALHQAKYVINAIQVGGYKPSTVIDFEIPKKYGLQQTIADTVGIGGIFRSLRTIPVLFDIAKDMEEVCPDAWFFNYTNPMAALTGAMLRYTNVKSVGLCHSVQVCTKELFELLDMDREGIEERIAGINHMAWLLDIKKDGKDLYPEIKQRAKEKQKTLHHDMVRFELMDKFGYYVTESSEHNAEYHPYFIKRNYPDLIEKLNIPLDEYPRRCEKQINDWETMRDEITNNSSLTHERSREYGSRIIEAMETNVPFKFGGNVLNTGLITNLPDKAVVEAPCLADRNQITPCYVGELPEQLAALNRTHINTQLLTIEAAVTLKKEHVYQAAMLDPHTSAELSLQDIVSMCDDLFAAHGDWLPEYK; from the coding sequence ATGAAAAAAATCACTTTTATCGGGGCTGGAAGCACAATTTTTGCAAAAAATGTACTTGGTGACTGTTTGATGGTTGAAGCACTAAACGGATTTGAATTTGCCTTATTTGATATTGATGCCAAACGCTTAAATGAATCGAGACAAATGCTGACTCATTTAAAAGAAAAATATAATCCAACCATTTCGATCAAAGCTTACGATGATCGAAAAGAAGCTTTGCATCAGGCGAAATATGTAATCAATGCCATTCAAGTCGGAGGTTACAAGCCTAGTACAGTGATAGATTTTGAGATTCCCAAAAAATACGGGCTGCAGCAGACAATTGCGGATACCGTGGGAATCGGAGGAATATTTCGCTCCCTGCGGACGATACCTGTCTTATTCGATATCGCGAAAGATATGGAGGAGGTTTGTCCCGATGCATGGTTTTTCAACTATACCAATCCAATGGCAGCATTAACCGGAGCCATGCTTCGATACACTAACGTTAAGTCAGTCGGGCTTTGCCACAGCGTCCAGGTTTGCACGAAGGAATTATTTGAACTGCTGGACATGGATCGTGAAGGAATTGAGGAACGAATTGCCGGAATCAACCATATGGCTTGGCTTTTGGACATTAAAAAGGACGGCAAAGACTTATATCCGGAAATTAAGCAGCGTGCAAAAGAAAAGCAAAAAACACTACATCACGATATGGTCCGTTTCGAGCTTATGGATAAGTTCGGTTATTATGTCACCGAATCCTCAGAGCATAATGCCGAATACCACCCTTATTTTATCAAACGCAATTATCCTGATCTAATTGAGAAATTAAACATTCCTTTAGATGAATATCCGCGAAGATGCGAAAAACAAATTAACGATTGGGAGACGATGCGGGACGAAATTACGAATAACAGCAGTTTGACCCATGAACGGTCGAGGGAATACGGCTCAAGGATTATCGAAGCGATGGAGACCAATGTTCCCTTTAAATTCGGAGGAAACGTATTAAATACAGGATTGATCACGAACCTTCCGGATAAAGCGGTCGTGGAAGCCCCGTGCCTTGCAGACCGCAACCAAATCACGCCGTGCTATGTCGGCGAGCTCCCTGAACAGCTTGCCGCCCTGAATCGCACCCATATTAATACCCAACTACTAACGATTGAAGCTGCCGTTACGCTGAAGAAAGAGCACGTATACCAAGCGGCCATGCTCGATCCACATACAAGCGCCGAGCTTTCGCTTCAGGATATCGTCTCTATGTGCGACGATTTATTCGCAGCCCACGGTGACTGGCTGCCTGAGTATAAATAA
- a CDS encoding carbohydrate ABC transporter permease, with protein MSQIITEKKLSSAKKQYQVKFPKTSSLWWMYLPALILVIVFMIYPFLKGVSISFSNWNGFSQGYQWVGLEQYKRLLTDSDTWLILKNTLLYGLGSTILQNAVGLLYALLLNQSLKMKAITRTIVYLPVIISPLIMGYIWYFFFSFDGGALNDLLQVFGLGPINALAIPEANPLIIVMINTYQYVGIAMIVYLAGLQSIPKDYYEAAQIDGASTFQQFRNITLPLLMPAITINAVINIIGGLKLFDVIFALTGGGPGNASQSMSTFMYNLYFRRQDAGYAATQGIFMAFIILIISFAALIYFKRKEIEA; from the coding sequence ATGAGTCAGATCATCACTGAGAAAAAGCTTTCTTCGGCAAAGAAACAATACCAAGTGAAGTTTCCAAAAACGTCCTCTCTATGGTGGATGTATCTGCCCGCCTTGATCTTGGTCATTGTCTTTATGATCTATCCTTTTTTAAAAGGTGTAAGCATCTCCTTTTCAAATTGGAATGGCTTTTCCCAAGGATACCAGTGGGTGGGACTTGAACAGTATAAAAGGCTTCTAACTGATAGTGATACCTGGTTAATTTTAAAAAATACACTTCTCTATGGATTAGGCAGCACAATTTTACAAAATGCCGTTGGATTGCTTTATGCCCTTCTACTCAATCAAAGCCTAAAAATGAAAGCGATTACCAGGACGATCGTTTACCTCCCCGTCATTATCAGCCCCTTAATAATGGGCTATATCTGGTATTTCTTTTTCTCCTTCGACGGAGGAGCCTTGAATGATTTGCTGCAAGTTTTCGGTTTGGGTCCGATTAACGCACTGGCCATTCCTGAAGCAAATCCGCTTATCATCGTCATGATTAATACGTACCAATATGTGGGCATCGCTATGATCGTCTATCTCGCCGGGTTGCAGAGCATTCCGAAGGATTATTATGAGGCAGCCCAAATTGACGGCGCAAGCACGTTTCAGCAATTTCGGAACATCACTCTTCCGTTGTTAATGCCAGCGATTACGATCAATGCGGTTATTAATATTATTGGCGGGTTGAAATTGTTTGATGTAATTTTTGCTTTAACAGGCGGCGGTCCCGGCAATGCATCACAATCGATGTCAACGTTTATGTACAACCTCTATTTCAGAAGGCAGGATGCTGGCTATGCAGCAACTCAAGGTATCTTTATGGCGTTCATCATCTTGATTATCAGTTTCGCGGCTCTTATTTACTTTAAGAGGAAGGAGATTGAGGCCTGA
- a CDS encoding LacI family DNA-binding transcriptional regulator: MATIKDIASMANVSTATVSRVLSDDRSLSVTEKTRERILKTAKNLGYEKARGKRKHSQTSVPSELRIGMVVSMTQEEELNDPFYYSIRQGIEKECYENGIFITKTIHLSTLLMNQAIRDLDGLIVIGRISMESLARISSSLNNIVFINHTTKDDSCDSVFIDFETATRQALEHLLSIGYQTLGYIGGKEKEHFYTKNNQTTTKIIEDKRLTTFRQFSKEKKIDSQEHIHIGEYNMFQGYGLMKKAIEKGKLPDAFFIGSDSMAIGALRALHEQQIKVPQDLAIVSFNGIDAAEFASIPLTTVNVHMKEMGRTGVKLLLDRMNGRTIPLQVKVATNLIIRESCGSKRTD, encoded by the coding sequence ATGGCTACAATAAAAGATATCGCTTCTATGGCCAATGTATCCACAGCCACCGTGTCAAGAGTACTTAGCGACGATCGTTCCCTATCAGTTACAGAAAAAACAAGAGAACGAATTTTGAAGACAGCTAAAAATCTTGGCTATGAAAAAGCACGCGGGAAAAGAAAGCACTCCCAAACTTCGGTCCCCAGTGAATTACGGATCGGCATGGTCGTTAGTATGACCCAGGAAGAAGAGCTTAACGATCCATTCTATTATTCCATAAGACAGGGAATCGAAAAGGAATGCTATGAAAATGGTATTTTTATTACGAAAACCATCCATCTAAGCACGCTCCTTATGAATCAGGCGATCCGTGACCTCGACGGCCTGATTGTTATCGGAAGGATCAGTATGGAAAGCTTGGCTCGCATCAGTTCTTCATTGAATAACATTGTCTTTATCAATCATACGACGAAAGACGATAGCTGCGATTCTGTCTTCATCGACTTTGAAACGGCTACCAGGCAGGCTCTGGAGCACCTTCTATCTATCGGCTATCAAACGTTAGGCTATATCGGCGGTAAAGAGAAAGAGCATTTTTATACTAAAAATAATCAAACAACGACAAAAATCATTGAGGATAAACGACTGACCACTTTCCGGCAATTTTCCAAAGAAAAAAAGATTGACAGCCAAGAGCATATCCATATTGGTGAATACAATATGTTTCAAGGCTATGGATTAATGAAAAAGGCAATCGAAAAAGGAAAATTGCCTGATGCTTTTTTTATCGGAAGCGACTCGATGGCAATTGGCGCACTACGAGCCTTGCACGAACAGCAAATAAAAGTTCCGCAGGATCTCGCTATCGTCAGCTTCAACGGGATTGATGCAGCTGAGTTTGCAAGCATTCCGTTAACGACTGTGAATGTGCATATGAAAGAAATGGGAAGAACCGGCGTCAAACTCTTGCTGGACCGAATGAACGGTAGAACGATTCCATTGCAGGTAAAAGTAGCGACAAATTTAATTATCCGGGAAAGCTGTGGAAGCAAGAGGACGGACTAA
- a CDS encoding carbohydrate ABC transporter permease, with amino-acid sequence MKKKKKISFAILAAAVTIVHFIPFYILITTALKAKGDYSSKWLLPDYFSFSNFLEAWEKAGLGQSFVNTIIITAAAALLLVFAGSLAAYPLARRSTKLNKMVYALFISIMIIPPLTSMVPLYRMVVDAGLMNTHLIAVLVNAASFLPLTIFLYAGFIRSSVPKELEEAARMDGASMIGIFFRVVFPLLKPITATVCIISSVFIWNDYQFAIFFLQSKEVQTLTVAIAGFFGQNANNLHLVAAASLMAMLPMTLLFLFLQKYFIAGLSSGAVKG; translated from the coding sequence ATGAAAAAGAAGAAAAAAATATCGTTCGCGATTCTTGCTGCGGCAGTTACAATCGTTCATTTTATCCCTTTTTATATTTTGATTACGACCGCCTTAAAAGCGAAGGGTGATTACAGTTCAAAATGGCTTCTTCCCGACTATTTTTCCTTCAGTAACTTCTTGGAGGCATGGGAGAAAGCTGGACTCGGCCAATCATTCGTCAATACGATCATCATAACCGCGGCCGCCGCTCTTCTTTTAGTCTTTGCAGGTTCGCTCGCTGCCTATCCGTTGGCACGAAGGTCAACAAAGCTCAATAAAATGGTTTATGCTTTGTTCATATCAATAATGATCATACCTCCTTTGACATCGATGGTTCCTTTGTATCGAATGGTTGTCGATGCCGGGCTCATGAACACTCATTTAATTGCTGTACTAGTTAACGCGGCTTCCTTTTTGCCATTGACAATTTTTCTTTACGCAGGTTTTATCCGCTCATCCGTGCCTAAAGAGTTGGAGGAAGCGGCGCGAATGGATGGAGCAAGTATGATCGGCATCTTTTTCCGAGTCGTTTTTCCGTTATTAAAACCAATCACAGCAACCGTTTGTATTATATCAAGCGTTTTTATCTGGAATGATTACCAATTTGCGATTTTCTTCCTGCAAAGCAAGGAAGTACAAACGTTGACGGTTGCCATCGCTGGCTTTTTTGGCCAAAATGCAAACAATTTACACTTGGTCGCTGCTGCTTCACTAATGGCAATGCTGCCAATGACTCTGCTTTTCTTGTTTCTACAAAAGTACTTTATTGCCGGGCTATCCTCAGGGGCAGTTAAAGGCTAA
- a CDS encoding ABC transporter substrate-binding protein: MKKIALLLALLLCIGVAAGCSQETSSEQEGKTVLSLYSSIVNDSEREMLSSIVADYEKEHPNIHIDMNFPGEEYENMLRVKMAANDLPDLFDTHGWGKLRYGEYTADLQDMDWVQNLDPNLDQILKDENGKVYALPLNQAKDGITYNKTLLDKYHIEPPETIDEFMTAMKSVKEKSNGEVVPFWFAGYDKSSIAQFFDQFATPLLITDKKHDRRESLKNGTFDWPNYTALPAILKEMNDQKLLNVDAVTAKPSQLIDLMAQNKIAFTISGGSLGQDVANVNPEVQLGIMPNPALHEGDEPSWIGGERHTLAAWKDSRHLDEAKQFLAFIAEPENAKKMAEATSLPSALTNVEAEIYYSESYKRYEHVRVEPYFDRVYLPNGMWDVMGTTGQELLAGMKTPEDVSKKMREEYLRLRNK, encoded by the coding sequence ATGAAAAAAATTGCGCTTTTACTGGCCTTGCTCTTATGTATAGGCGTTGCTGCAGGATGTTCACAGGAAACAAGCAGTGAACAGGAAGGAAAAACTGTTCTATCTCTTTACAGCAGTATCGTCAATGATAGCGAACGAGAAATGCTTAGTAGCATTGTGGCTGATTACGAAAAAGAGCATCCTAATATCCATATCGATATGAATTTTCCGGGAGAAGAGTATGAAAATATGCTTCGGGTCAAAATGGCAGCAAACGATTTACCTGACCTTTTTGATACCCACGGCTGGGGAAAGCTTCGTTATGGAGAGTACACCGCCGACCTGCAGGATATGGATTGGGTGCAAAACTTGGATCCTAATCTCGATCAAATCTTAAAGGATGAGAACGGTAAAGTCTATGCCTTGCCGTTAAATCAAGCGAAAGACGGAATCACCTACAACAAGACATTGCTGGATAAGTACCACATTGAGCCTCCAGAAACCATCGACGAATTTATGACAGCGATGAAATCGGTAAAAGAAAAAAGCAATGGTGAAGTTGTACCCTTTTGGTTTGCAGGCTACGATAAAAGTTCAATTGCCCAATTCTTTGATCAATTTGCGACACCTCTATTAATTACTGACAAAAAACATGACCGTCGGGAGAGCTTGAAGAATGGTACATTTGATTGGCCCAACTATACAGCTCTGCCTGCTATCCTTAAAGAAATGAACGATCAGAAACTATTAAATGTTGATGCTGTTACAGCCAAACCTTCACAGCTGATTGATTTAATGGCGCAAAACAAGATTGCATTTACGATAAGCGGAGGTTCTCTGGGACAAGATGTTGCGAACGTGAATCCAGAAGTACAGCTGGGAATCATGCCGAACCCCGCTCTACACGAAGGAGACGAACCAAGCTGGATTGGAGGAGAAAGACACACATTAGCCGCTTGGAAGGATTCTCGGCATTTGGATGAAGCAAAGCAGTTTCTAGCATTTATCGCTGAACCGGAAAATGCAAAAAAGATGGCGGAAGCTACTTCCCTTCCTTCTGCGCTAACCAATGTCGAGGCAGAAATTTATTATTCTGAGTCTTATAAGAGATATGAACATGTACGTGTAGAGCCTTACTTTGACCGTGTTTATTTGCCGAACGGCATGTGGGATGTCATGGGTACCACCGGACAGGAGCTTCTTGCAGGGATGAAAACACCTGAAGATGTTTCAAAAAAGATGCGTGAAGAATATCTCAGATTAAGAAATAAATAA